The DNA segment ttaataatttaattgtgtgttttagatttcacCATCTGAGGaaaatgctaatccagtaccatataaagatgctaaaGTACttttgataacggaaacaaaaacacacAATGCGACGGTTTTTGAGTGTAGTTAGAagacaaaaaatactttaattaaaaaaatgtacaataaatattaaaaagtaaaaattaataatcttattttgttttaattaaatcctgaaatttttttatctcccaaaacagggaatgcagttactatggcaacattatacgcacacattgactaACTATCTCTGTCGATCGTGGTTTCACGGCcctttggtctatttgtttctctgtctacggttttGATAGAGTTTGACTGTTGAGTTTAACTAGATTTTCACATggaagtattaattttattcaaaataagatGTATTTGTATAAGGAAAGTTAACAATCTATTTAAGCCTTATAACCAATTATAAAACCGCATTAAGCtcgtacactaaataaataatttgataccaTGGAGGTCATGGACTTAGTAGCACGTTTTGAGAATATTGAAGATTTTAGTGATCCTACTTTAATTGATGATTTACAAATGGTCTTAGAACAAATTCAAGCCGAAGACGAAGAGTTCATGCaggtatcaaatattttattatttacaattgtttTCATAGGAACTGGGCTATGCGGTTGCAATTAAAGTTTTTTCTTCATCAAGAAttcgcttaaaaatataatcctaGCATGATACCTTAAagaagtatattatattctatatttaattcattattaattgtaattttgtatttctCAGATACTCTTGGATAAAAGAGAAAGCATGATTGTTACTTGGGAACAACCCTGGTATCAAGAGACAAACTGCCTTACTAGACCGCTTAAAGTAAAGGATGATAATAATTTGTCTCAGAATTATCGAACAGATACCATTTGCTCTGAAGAAAGTGAATTAATATCTAAAAACTGGAAGGACTTTCGAAaggtttgtttttgtttttatgtaatatgcaataccataaaaatgtataatgattGTGTTTTTCTCAATTTAGACTTATGGTATTCCAAATAAACCAGCATGCCTTGCACGGTGgagaaataaagataaatcaCGCCGCCCGAATACACCAGAGGAATTAGTGAGAAGATTTGTAATGGCATATCTAGCACGTGGTTTAAATAGAACTATCTATCAAGTATACAAATTTTTTATAACCCACTATGGCAATAGGTTTAAAGGACGATATTCGACATATGAGAAGAAAATTATGATTGTTTGTATGTACCACAATCCCAAAAATATGGTACCATATTTGTCAGCTGTGCTTGGACGAGAACCAAGGGGAATTTATAAGAAATTGCTTCAACTTAGTAATGGTGTgtagtatttttaaagatatatttaaattgtgtaaACTACTTAATGTGAATGTTTTGGTTAAAAGTTGGACTTGGCTATAAATTTTCTAGccagtgttaaataaaaaaaaaaaattttaaaagtatacaaTTCAGTTTATTGCTTAGTTCTATTTTTCATTGTGCAAAGCTTTACTAGTGCAGATTTGATAGCAAACTTAGTTGGCAGCCATTATAACTCCCTCATTATTGATGTCAGTTTAATTGTCAGACTTCATTCATTATTTCAACAACATCATATTACCATTTTTGACACAAAAAGTCTTGTACTAGAACCATTCTAACCATAATAAAAGTAGGCACAGTAGTTCAATAAATGAAATGGGTGAGATGACGGATGAAAtggattgttatttattaaataatttataaagaattttaattaatatcaatctATAATAACCAGGTATTTATGATACATATGAATACCAACAATCTgaaatgtttactttttttgaAGGAAAAAAAACTGAGAGGAAAAACTTCAAATGGACATTGCCCTTGtgtacaaaatttttaaaactccTGTTACAATACACTGGAAATCCATTAGAAAAattgcaaaacaaaaaaattgacaCATCAATATGGGTACAACTTGAAGAAACTATGGATAAAgaacatataaatttacaaatgtttTGGTACAACAGTTTACATGTCCAACTATTTGTTAGATCTGATGTAAAACTGAATAAACTTAGgaggaaaattttaaaaaagtaagttgACAATGTGTTGCCTTTTGTAAATGTCAATACTTCTTCTATTAAAATGTCTGgttttattcctttttttagATTAGAGCTTTATCCTTACAAAATTTGGTCTGACATTAGATGGAAAGAAATTGTCAAGCATTTTCCGGATGGCTTCACTCATggttttttgtataaaacaactgcaaatatatttagaaaatacaaAGATTATCGCCAAACTCCTTTACAAAAACTAATAGAATATGGTCTGCAAAGAATTAAAACAATGcctaacaaaagattaaaaactTTAGTATTCAATGAAAAGCAAGAACTAgaaattattagttataaaaagtaatttggaTTCAATTGCATCaattaattcaaacaaaaatattgttttttctcTTGATCACATTACTAGTACAATAGGTATCCTAAAATCAATAACGATTTCAATCAGAAAAGACATAGCATTATTGCAATGTAAGCTTCTAACGACAGAAAGAGAagcttaataaacaattatccCTAATTGATATGACAGAATAAGTCATAATCTAGGTATTCCTTATGTATTCGTTCACAGATCACagataaattttaagtgaaatataGGTCCTAATCAAAACTgtttgtagtatatatatagcaaaaCTATTAACAAATCACATggattatgtaaattttaagtttgtttacgtctctttattaataactaacttttattaatttggaagatgtaaatttaaaaaatataatttttttttgtactaaaataatatttacatgatTATAATGacatgtgtgaaaaaattatgattatatcatgtaaactttttttaaaaaataaatcaatttaggcGCTCTCGTGTAATTCTTGCTCCGTCAGTGACTATTGATTGTGACGTCATTTCGCCCAATCGTTATTGCGAGCGActtgcgatacgcgcgttgataattttaaatttattttatccttctttgtgatttgacgctCCACATACGTTCCTTCTGAGCTGAGGGGAAGTACTGATCTACCTTGTTGAGCATACAAAGTTTTCAGAGACTAATTTGGCTTCACCTTCCAATAGACCGCGGAACCTAACGTCCCGATACTGAATTTGGTAGCAGAGCGGTATTTTCAAAATGAGGGGATATGACGAAGGtgtcattttagaagtcatcgcGCAAACTTGTGTCGTGTTGGGGTTGAGTTGTACTAAGATTGGTTGGCCCCAATCCCTTTGGTTGATAAACACTTGTGATTTTAGACAAGTTTATACTCATCGACGTGATGGTGGTGATCCAGTTGCATTATTTCCTGAGAAGCCCATTAAAGCGCTTTATGCCATACCCAATCAAAATCTTTTTCTACATCCAGACTAACTTCtaattttgatgtaattaaGTCCAAGAGGTGACCTCTTGGACTTAACTACTTCAGCCCATCGGTCGGGTAAACTagaatattactggtggtaataataataatggctttacgtttaattcaatactgtaacatggcgATACAAAAGTGCCCAtataagcctatttgaatgaagaattatttgatttcatttgtatcaTACGTACTATATTAGACTACATATTTGTCTTTCAAAGCAACATAATATGGtgaaaatcaatttcaatgggtcaGTCACTAAAGATTTTCAACTTATACCATTTGCAATACGGCGTTGTTCACAAATCATCTTCAAGATTAacattgaaatgcattttttatcgatacaaactcttatatcactatcggtattcaacgtatcaaggccgttattacgaacattctgaattatgtttttattaaacgaatacctataacTAGTGTtagtttgataaaataatcatactgtaatttaaaataactattgagcattttgtaaagaatagccgtgcccattaaaataagtctgcattatgaaaagaatttaataagttataatttatattattgtcatatttactacaaaacgtgatttttgcttgtttattttttttattgtatatttaaatatttcgtacttttattatttagtagctctattttgactaccggttccgaaaaatattatattatgagtaGTCAGTTGAATACTAGCAAGAAGCTCGCATTGTTTGGATTTTTAAAAAGAGGAacggtaatttttgagttgtaaaacaaattgtatcACCACTGTGgataatattgagttatattaaaataataaaactgttaagacggagaagaatgtttgaattttaataccttCGAAATTAAGGAAGTTTACActagcctgtaaaaattaaatgtttgatcctcaaactaaaaacttataaatacgacaaattttactacttaggtacttacattaaaatgctcatcacgaaaatatcttcttgtttttgttgataatatatacagaaaaagtatttttcctgagttctatttgttgaattagtatgctatggtactctataataaatatatgagttttttttatactaaccgaattataaataaaatcaagaataacgcgaaaatacaggcgaaattgtatgggcgagcaagcgacgttgggcgatgtgatgtcacgcgtcgatcggtcgctccagaaaataatttaagaactcttaacttaaaaaaatatttttacagatatCGTATGATTTCgccagtattttatatattttaaatatgattttttgagataacataaaaaaataagctcatctttCTAATTCCCGTTTTTTTTCCGTTTCATACACATGTGTCATTGGCATTACATTATTAAccaaaaagaatataaatatgacGATCTTGTCACTTGTCATCTACAAAAAATagtgttaaagttttttttggaAAATGGGTATATACTATATACGGTTCATAGACTTtactagtttatattataataattaaagtaaataaacaaaaactattaaaagtaGCAAAGTGGGTCCACTTTGTACCGACATCTTTGACAAAAGTTCTTAAGAAATTTATCTAttcaatctaataaaaaaaattgatcgtGCAAAGTTTTAAGGATATCTTTGATAGTACTAAAATGTTACACTCTAGAGTGtgaataagataataaattgtttgtgGTTCCTTTTACTAAGAATTTTTCAGTTATTATAATCGTAATTCGTAGTCAGTAGTGAGTGGTAATAGAATAAGAATTTCGTATTTAGAACTCAGAACACCGAAAACTACTTTATGATTTGTTCATATATAATTTGACTTTAGTGGACAaccaaacaataattataattcaaaatttaatactgAGCATATTTAGCAAAATGCCGGTCAATATTACCAATAATAATAGATTTGAAGAGTTATTAGACAGCGATGATGAATTACCGAGTAAGTACAAATTTTCATTCACTCAGGATTTAAGCAATTTTAAGGCCTAGATAGAATTAAGATAATTGCTAAAGATGGGCCATAAAGGATTTTCATAGAAGTTCACATGCTTGTCTGACCCTTGCTGAAAAAGCTTaaacatatttgaaaattatttcttattataacattaagaaaagtatagtaaaatacattaaacttatttttttatgaaattgtttaTATCTTAATTTCAGTGGAATATAACGAAACTGCTACAACACCAGCTTATCAAATTGATAGCAGATTTGATATGATCCAGTTTAAGtggataaataatgtaaaaactttTGATAGCCCAAAAAAATGCAGCATGGAAAATAGTTCAATTTGTACAACTAGAAGTCCTAGTGAAATTGAATATCCCATTAcgaataataacaacaattatCTGACACCAGTAGTTCAAAGAGgcgttttaaataaacatgatttattttgcttaaaatcAATTGAAGGACGTACAGGTGACTCTACTTTTATTTGGctagtaaattttttattacacaaagaTTTACAATCTGATTACATGTTTCTCAAAAGTTGTCTTGTAAGCAATACTTTGAATACTGAAAAActtgattataaatatgtatcaccaacggaaacaaaacatttttataatattgtaataaaaatgtaattatagatatattcactaataatatgtaatagtttCTACACAACTTGGTGCTACACCAATATATCACACAACAATTATAACTATGGAGCTAGCAGTCATTTGGTTTCAATGCAATTAATGAATAGTGTAACAACTACTTCAATAGCGCCTATATAACACTGTATTATccaaaataaaaccatttatcATCAATATCATGAGTAGGATTAGAGTaggaaacaattattatttgtaacaatgtATAAATCCATATTGACTACTGACTATAATGTATTAGTTCTATaactattttgtaataatcTAATGTTATGCagcattacaattattttaattttgaacaacATTATACACATAATTGCAGTTTTAAtgtta comes from the Nymphalis io chromosome 1, ilAglIoxx1.1, whole genome shotgun sequence genome and includes:
- the LOC126777763 gene encoding uncharacterized protein LOC126777763 isoform X2, coding for MEVMDLVARFENIEDFSDPTLIDDLQMVLEQIQAEDEEFMQILLDKRESMIVTWEQPWYQETNCLTRPLKVKDDNNLSQNYRTDTICSEESELISKNWKDFRKHALHGGEIKINHAARIHQRN
- the LOC126777763 gene encoding uncharacterized protein LOC126777763 isoform X1, with amino-acid sequence MEVMDLVARFENIEDFSDPTLIDDLQMVLEQIQAEDEEFMQILLDKRESMIVTWEQPWYQETNCLTRPLKVKDDNNLSQNYRTDTICSEESELISKNWKDFRKTYGIPNKPACLARWRNKDKSRRPNTPEELVRRFVMAYLARGLNRTIYQVYKFFITHYGNRFKGRYSTYEKKIMIVCMYHNPKNMVPYLSAVLGREPRGIYKKLLQLSNGKKTERKNFKWTLPLCTKFLKLLLQYTGNPLEKLQNKKIDTSIWVQLEETMDKEHINLQMFWYNSLHVQLFVRSDVKLNKLRRKILKKLELYPYKIWSDIRWKEIVKHFPDGFTHGFLYKTTANIFRKYKDYRQTPLQKLIEYGLQRIKTMPNKRLKTLVFNEKQELEIISYKK